The following proteins are encoded in a genomic region of Grus americana isolate bGruAme1 chromosome 5, bGruAme1.mat, whole genome shotgun sequence:
- the LOC129207190 gene encoding uncharacterized protein LOC129207190 produces the protein MVGFQKEGFLKSSTSQGRDQLPVQVADVTGEQDGEVPGSSGQAGRHRGSSPSTPAEEQESSVPASDEDSPARTTESWQWPLSSSETHSNVGEDFEGFQTPARTPECTMDIQSPGDQSLSRTPQFESDSPEEEGNDEMNEEHRGVEPVPRDRGWRGQPQLTEGEKLLMETNSRIVQLLENIKREHAQSMGLMSQSMGRMELQLGIVATSTRAIHNYLSEILAFLKQPRTQVLETRISQRATPHVELTCASTWTGEDAVASSTVCLPGAEGTSDSREPPQATLPCRSGRLQRAITERASLPMPTRQAKGGGKKK, from the exons ATGGTGGGATTTCAAAAGGAGGGATTCTTAAAGAGCAGCACATCTCAGGGGAGGGATCAACTGCCAGTCCAAGTGGCAG ATGTCACTGGGGAACAAGATGGGGAGGTTCCTGGATCCTCGGGGCAAGCCGGCCGTCACCGAGGGAGCTCGCCGTCCACGCCGGCCGAAGAACAGGAATCTTCGGTGCCTGCCTCTGACGAAGACTCACCGGCCAGGACCACAGAGAGCTGGCAGTGGCCGTTGTCCTCGTCTGAAACGCACAGCAACGTGGGGGAGGATTTTGAGGGATTTCAAACGCCAGCGCGGACTCCGGAGTGTACCATGGACATACAGTCTCCTGGGGATCAGTCACTCAGTAGGACTCCTCAGTTTGAAAGTGACTCtcctgaggaggagggaaatgaTGAAATGAATGAAGAGCACCGCGGTGTTGAGCCTGTCCCTAGGGATCGGGGTTGGAGAGGGCAGCCCCAGCTAACAGAGGGAGAGAAGCTGTTGATGGAAACCAACAGTAGGATTGTGCAGCTGCTGGAAAATATCAAGAGGGAGCATGCACAGTCCATGGGTCTCATGTCGCAGTCCATGGGCCGTatggagctgcagctgggcaTTGTGGCTACCTCCACAAGAGCCATCCATAACTACCTGTCAGAGATTTTAGCTTTCCTCAAGCAGCCAAGGACGCAGGTCCTTGAAACGCGCATCTCCCAAAGAGCCACCCCCCATGTCGAGTTAACCTGTGCCTCGACATGGACTGGTGAGGACGCAGTGGCATCCTCCACTGTGTGCTTACCGGGGGCCGAAGGGACGAGCGACTCTCGAGAACCACCGCAGGCCACGCTGCCTTGTCGCAGTGGCCGGCTGCAGAGAGCCATAACCGAGAGGGCCTCGTTGCCCATGCCTACACGCCAGGCaaaagggggagggaagaaaaaataa